The DNA segment CGTCTCCGATCTCGGATCCCCGACCCGGTAGGGCGTTCAGGACGCCGTCGGGGAGACCCGCCTCGTCGAAGAGCCGAGCGAGCAGGAGTCCGCCAGTGATCGGCGTGTTCGAGGCGGGTTTCAGGACGACGGCGTTCCCCGCAGCGATCGCCGGCGCGACGGCACGCATCGAGAGGTGAAACGGGAAGTTCCACGGCGAGATGACGCCGACGACGCCCACCGGCACGCGTTCGACGACGTTCGCCTTCCCGGGGACGATGGAATCACGATGCTGGCCTGCCATCGTGAACGGATATCCGGCCGCCACCTGCATCATTCCCTTCGCCGTCTGTAACTCGGCGACTGCCTTCACCGACGCGCTCCCCGACTCGACAGCGAGGAGGTCGATCACGTCGTCCCAGTGGTCCTCCAAGAGACGAATGGCGCGAGTGACCACGCCGGCCCGGCGCTGTGGCGGCTGATCGGCCCAGGCCTCCTGGGCCCGCGCTGCAACGCGGTACGCCTCGTCGACGTCGTCGACCGTCGCTGCCGGGACGCTGGCGATGGGCTCGCGCGTGTACGGGTTCTCCACGTCGATCGAGTCTCTATCGCCCGGCGCGACCCACTCGCCGTCTCTGTAGAAGGCGTTCCAGCCGGAGTCGGGTGACAGGGGCAGATCCGTCATACGGGACCCACCCCGTCAGGTCGCATAATCCACTGACTGGCGTACGCAACCGTCCCCTCCTAGCACCGGATCGATCCGTCGACCGGACGACGCTACGGGAGTTCCGCGTTCGGCATGACGAACGAGAGGGAGACGTACGCGACCGCTACGACGAGCAGGCCGATCGGGAGCGCCGGAACGAACGATTCGGCGACGAACAGGTAACTGAAGTACGTGAGACCGCCGGAAACGAGGGCTAATCCGGCGGCCAGTCGGTGAAACGATCGGACGGGGTGGCTATTCGCGTTCGATTCCATCCCGGGGAGACCGTCGTCCACCTCGGAGCTGGCGATAAACAGCGGTAGAAACAGGAAGATGCCGGTCCCGACGAACAGTCCGGCGAGCGCGCCCGCGACCGGATCGCCGAAAACGAAGAATCCGACGACTCCGAACGCGACGACGTCGATACATCCGAACACCGCCCCCAGCAGGTTCGGTGAGAGCGGACCGTCTTCGAAGCCGGTTTGGTCCTGTGTCGACTCGGCTGACGAGTTCATACGTTCACGTCGCAACGGGAGAAACATAACACTACCTCCTCGCTCCGAGAACCCGCGATCGACGGATCCCGCGCTCCGTCGTCGAGTCAGGGTCCGACGCGTAGTCGAGCGAAAAACCGGGTATGAGAGGCGACAAACCCGCCGTGGACGAAGACAGTGACCCGACCGTAATCGGACACTGCGAACCGGCCGCAATTCGAGACGAAGTCACCCGCCGGTCCGGAAGGACAGATCGAGCGATGGGGCGGAGTGCGTGAGGCTACCCATCGAGACGACGTCGACGCCGGTCGCGGCGTACTCGGCCACCGACTCCAGCGTGATCCCGCCACTGGCCTCTGTCAGTACGTCTTCGTGACCGGCTTCCGACAGGGTTTCGAGCGCGGACCGCACCGTCTCGGGATCCATATTGTCGAGCAAGACGACGTCCGCGCCGGCCGCCGCGGCCGTCGGTGCGTCGACCGGTCGCTCGACTTCGGCTTCGATCTTCGTCGCGAAGGAAACGCGGTCGGCGACGTGCTCGATCGCTCCCTCCAGGCCCAGCTCGGCGACGTGGTTGTCCTTCACCATGACCATGTGCGAGAGGTCGAGCCGGTGAGTGTCGCCGCCGCCAGCCACGACCGCGCGTTTCTCGAGCCCACGGAGGCCAGGCGTCGTCTTGCGTGTCGCGGCGATCCGGACGTCGGCGGCCGCCTCGCTCGCTCGGTCGACCGCCTCGCGTGTTCGCGTCGCGACGCCCGAGGCGTGCCCGACGAGGTTTACAGCGACGCGTTCTCCGCGAAGTACGGCCCGTGTAGACCCGGACACCGCGAGAAGTTCGTCGCCCGGGTCGACGGACGTCCCGGATTCGAGTCGATCCGTAACACTCGCACCCAGATACTCGAAGACGCGAGCGGCGGGGTCGATGCCGGCTGCGACGCCGGCCTCCGTGGCGAGGAGGCGACCGGTGGTCTCACCCGGAACCTGATTGGTCACGTCGTGGTGACCGAGATCCTCGCGAAGCCAGCGCTCGATCTGCGAATCAGTGATCATGTGATCGGTATCCGATCCGTTCGCCGGCGGCCGCTTATCGCCACCGATTTCGGCGGGAGTACCGTCACCAGTCGGTCCGTGACTGGGTCCAGAGCGGCAGTGGTTTGTATCCCCGACCGCCAACGCTCCGATGAATGGCCGATTGGGACGGATCACGACGCGAGTTCCTCACGGCCGGAGCCGTCGCACTCGGCGTGAGCACCGCCGGGTGTTCGTTCGGGAGTAGCTCCGATCCGCAGTCTGGTCCATTGCGCTTCGACGGCGTCGACGAGGCCTTTAGAGAACGGACGAAAGCTGTCTACGACCAGCTCTCGGAGATGGTCGGCGCGTCGATCTCGGACCAGACGACGATTCGGCTCATCGACGCGGACGAGATGCGCGAACGGGCCGGGACGTTTCAGGTGGTCGGCGGGTCGACGACACAGAAGCTCGCCTATCGTGCGCTCGGTCTGCTCCGGCAACTCGACGCCGAGCGACCGCTCGAATTCGCCGGCGCGTACTACCCGGGATCGACGACGATCCGCCTCGTCGGCGCCGACGAGGGCGACATCGACGATCAGCTCCTCGCCCACGAACTCTTCCACGCGATTCAGTTCCAGACGGCCGGCGTAACCGACTGGGACCGCAGCTGGTCGATCGGATTCGACCGGTACGCCGCCCAACAAGCGCTCGTCGAAGGGGCAGCCATGTTCGCAGAGGACGAGTACGTCGATGGCTGTGGGGGCGACTTCGCGGGCTGTCACCTCCCGGGTCCGACGCGCGTCGACCCGGACACCCTCGATCCCGCCCTCCTGCTCACGTACGGCTCGTACTTCAACGGACACGACTTCGTCGCCGCGCTCGCAGAGCGTGGTGGGTGGGACGCCATCTGGGACTGTCACGACGACCCGCCGTCGTACTCCGGACAGGTTCTCAGGCCCGAGTGGTATCCGGACCGAGAGCCGGAGTCGGTCGCGCCGCCGACCGAGCCCGAGGGTCGCTGGACCCGCCTCGATACCGAACGGCTCGGGATGCAAGCACTTTTCACCACCCTCTGGCACGAGGGCGTCCTGCCCGGCGATGCCGTGTACACACGGGACGCTGACGCGACGGACGAAGTGTACACCTCGCTCGTCCGATTCCGCTCCCCCGTAACCGACGCCTTGCGCGGTGACGCGTTCACCGGGTTCGAGTCGGACGCACCCGACGATGGACGGGAAGACGGACCGTACGCGTGGCTGTGGCGGATCAGGTTCACCGATACTGCAGCCGCGGAGACGGCGTACGAACGGTTCCGCCACTGGGCCGAGACGCGCGGTGCGGGGACGGATCTCGACGACGTTTGGCACCGCGACGGTCGATTCGAGGCGCTCGCGCTAGACGGCGACGACGTCGTCGTGACCGCGGCCCCGACGATGGACGACCTCGTCCAGCTATCACCGGTTCGAGTAGCCTGACCGCGTCACGGCGCTCCCCTCGGCAGGACGAACCGGTTACTGACCCGAGGGCGCGTTGGCGACCGCATCGTCGATCACGTAGTGACAGCCGACCGATTCGGGGTTCTCGCGGGCCGCTCGGGCGATTAGAAGCGCCGTTACGCAGGCGTTTCGCAGTTCGTAGAGGTCCCGACTCGTCCGCGTCCGGGTGTAGGCGTCGACTTCGCCTTTGAGTCGGCGGAGTACGGCGCCCGCCCGGCCCAGTTCGTCCAGATCGCGTTCGAGACCGAGGTACTCGTCCATCGTCCGTCGCAGCCGGGTGAACTTCTCGGCCGCGAATCGCGGTGGGAGCGCGGGATCGGTATCACGGAGTTCGGGTGGTTCGACCGGCGAGTGGTCGAGCGACTCGGTCGCGTTCGCGGCGTCTTCGCCCGCGCGAAGCCCCCAGACGAGGCCCTCCAGGAGGCTCGTGGAGGCGAGGCGGTTCGCCCCGTGGACCCCGGTCCGGGCGCACTCGCCGACGGCGTAGAGACCGTCAAGCGACGCCCGGCCCCACCGATCGACGTCGATTCCGCCGCAGAGGAAGTGTTCGCACGGCGCGACGGGGATCCGATCGCGGTCGAGACCCCGGTCCGCACACGTTGCGGCGAGGTCCGGGAACGACTCGTCGAACGGTTCGTCGAGGGGGCTCACGTCCAGGACGACCTCGCCCGTTCGCTCCCGTTCGGTCGCTACCGCCCGCGCGACGACGTCACGCGGCGCGAGTTCGGCGTCGGGGTGGACGTCGGGCATAAATCGCTCGCCGTCGGCGTTCAACAGGTGTGCACCGTCGCCCCGTACCGCCTCGGAGAGCAGGAAGGGGTCGTCGCCGGCGAACGCCGTCGGGTGAAACTGGACGTACTCCATATCGGCGACCTCAGCACCGGCCAGTGCAGCCATCGCGATGCCGTCACCCGTCGACCCCTCGGGGTTCGTCGATCGAGTGTAAAGCGAGCCGATCCCGCCAGTCGCCAGGATCGTTCGATTCGCGTAGACGGGCAGACCCGATTGCGTCTCGTCCGTGAGAACACCGTGGACGGCCCCTTCGTGAGTCAACAGTTCGAGCGCCGCAGTGTCCTCGCGGACGTCGATCCGGTCGTGGGCGTCGACGTGGGAGAGAAACGGTCGGAGGATGTGCGTGCC comes from the Halovivax cerinus genome and includes:
- the nadC gene encoding carboxylating nicotinate-nucleotide diphosphorylase; its protein translation is MITDSQIERWLREDLGHHDVTNQVPGETTGRLLATEAGVAAGIDPAARVFEYLGASVTDRLESGTSVDPGDELLAVSGSTRAVLRGERVAVNLVGHASGVATRTREAVDRASEAAADVRIAATRKTTPGLRGLEKRAVVAGGGDTHRLDLSHMVMVKDNHVAELGLEGAIEHVADRVSFATKIEAEVERPVDAPTAAAAGADVVLLDNMDPETVRSALETLSEAGHEDVLTEASGGITLESVAEYAATGVDVVSMGSLTHSAPSLDLSFRTGG
- a CDS encoding L-aspartate oxidase, whose amino-acid sequence is MTNDTDAERDDDSPSASTDVLVVGSGIAGCAAALGAAREGSDVCLLTKASRPDEASTDWAQGGISTTGGDPDSFKRDIVEASSNTADEDAVNVLVDDADAAVRDVLIETLEIGFDRTGPDADGDDFDYAREAAHSTDRILHVDASTGTHILRPFLSHVDAHDRIDVREDTAALELLTHEGAVHGVLTDETQSGLPVYANRTILATGGIGSLYTRSTNPEGSTGDGIAMAALAGAEVADMEYVQFHPTAFAGDDPFLLSEAVRGDGAHLLNADGERFMPDVHPDAELAPRDVVARAVATERERTGEVVLDVSPLDEPFDESFPDLAATCADRGLDRDRIPVAPCEHFLCGGIDVDRWGRASLDGLYAVGECARTGVHGANRLASTSLLEGLVWGLRAGEDAANATESLDHSPVEPPELRDTDPALPPRFAAEKFTRLRRTMDEYLGLERDLDELGRAGAVLRRLKGEVDAYTRTRTSRDLYELRNACVTALLIARAARENPESVGCHYVIDDAVANAPSGQ